The following coding sequences lie in one Deltaproteobacteria bacterium genomic window:
- a CDS encoding sigma-70 family RNA polymerase sigma factor, with amino-acid sequence MDVLDVIAAMRARIPELGPDADLAPVVERLCADAIATHPEVRLPADAWGLALALAVEGASGSHAAGLAVLPAADLWLAAAAAANDPAAVDTFERTLLPEIDRALRRFSLPAADFDELRQCVRVRLLVASSSAPPRIAQYRGRGSLAGWIRIVATRTALNERRGQVPVSLEPDAFTEQLLVSTPELAEMRRESQQLFSRAFRGAFADLSPRERNLLRLRHIDELPLESLARAYQVHVSTASRWLSSARDALAAAFARRVAAELGESRAVHELVDLVRSRFDGSLRSLLSSERLVDDSPT; translated from the coding sequence TTGGACGTCCTCGATGTCATCGCCGCGATGCGGGCTCGGATCCCCGAGCTCGGGCCCGATGCCGATCTCGCGCCCGTGGTGGAGCGGCTGTGTGCGGACGCCATCGCCACACATCCGGAGGTGCGACTGCCCGCGGATGCGTGGGGCCTCGCGCTTGCGCTCGCCGTCGAGGGCGCAAGCGGCTCGCATGCGGCAGGGTTGGCGGTGCTCCCGGCCGCCGATCTGTGGCTCGCCGCTGCGGCGGCCGCCAATGATCCCGCCGCCGTCGACACCTTCGAGCGCACATTGCTGCCCGAGATCGATCGCGCGCTGCGTCGCTTCTCGCTGCCCGCCGCCGACTTCGACGAGCTGCGCCAGTGCGTTCGCGTACGTCTGCTGGTCGCGAGCTCCTCGGCCCCGCCGCGCATCGCCCAGTATCGCGGTCGTGGCTCGCTCGCCGGGTGGATCCGCATCGTCGCCACACGCACGGCGCTGAACGAGCGTCGCGGCCAGGTGCCGGTGAGCCTCGAGCCCGACGCCTTCACCGAGCAGCTGCTGGTCTCGACGCCCGAACTCGCCGAGATGCGTCGCGAGTCGCAGCAGCTGTTCTCGCGCGCGTTTCGGGGGGCCTTTGCCGACCTCTCGCCGCGCGAGCGCAATCTGCTCCGTCTGCGGCACATCGACGAGTTGCCGCTCGAGTCGCTCGCACGGGCCTATCAGGTGCACGTGTCGACCGCCTCGCGCTGGCTGTCGTCGGCCCGCGATGCGCTCGCTGCCGCCTTCGCGAGGCGTGTTGCGGCCGAGCTGGGCGAGTCGCGTGCGGTCCACGAGCTGGTCGACCTCGTGCGAAGTCGTTTCGACGGCAGCCTGCGCAGCCTGCTGTCCTCGGAGCGCCTGGTCGACGACTCGCCGACGTGA
- a CDS encoding serine/threonine protein kinase: protein MDAIDRHLDACPACRAIVGAAGLRTGAADPNATLSDRGIARPCVGDVIHRHRLSGLLGTGAMGVVYRATDLALGRSVAIKLLHHSCVDPRLEHRLAREASTLAQLSHPNVVRVFDVGRSNGRTFIAMELVEGATLRQWLLERPRSVAAIVDAFIAAAMGLSAAHAVGVVHRDFKPENVLVGQDGRVRVTDFGLALESAAAQIVTQPGRGSGASGRSIDAERSSGTFATVGTPAYMAPEQHLGHDVSPACDQFALCVALYEALWGERPFPGRTYEELRAAVLRGAIAPGRKPNRDVPRGLERAILRGLSRDPSQRHASMAELIAALRRRPRSWRALAAAAGLVAVAGSSLAMAARTPVGCEGVGAELESVWSEHSRGRVQHAFAATGTSYAEAATTHTLATLDEHAARWRTVRRDVCESRRSGEITEAGHLAATACLAQRSRMLTATVALLARADAAVVERASSLVGELDAPEDCRDAQPGPRPESDDDPEQARLQALIDEATVLRRAGRIDEAHALHQRHRAEFEALPASPLRARALLSLGMIEQERRSTDAAIAALRDAHHLAQEHSMAKEASVAALRLAGVYCNLVGDREIAHVWLRNGQLASRPANDPELTSAALRTAAMLHRAEGQHPQARVEYQDALRILVREGKTDPLITAGVWLMLSGVSRHLREYSRAELEARQSLVIARTELGANHPFVARVYGGLADTALARGDLREGRAFIDAGVAIERLQSTRRGLTLPTLLYQRGQIEAEAGEYVQAIATLEEAASLYEEAGAEQSAAAPLTVIGLTQLELGLLDAAHANVSRALELEYRRGQLGRTDEALALHNLATVESAMGRTEDARARFTKAIELWEATLGPDARTLGLALSGLGQLELAAGNAVVARAQLERALPLFGTLHTERDDLAETEFAYARALWADPSADATERRRAIELAGAAATRFADVGPLRDHRRDAAARWAEEHAARLGATTP from the coding sequence GTGGACGCGATCGACCGGCATCTCGACGCCTGCCCGGCGTGTCGTGCGATCGTCGGCGCCGCCGGCCTGCGAACCGGGGCCGCGGACCCCAACGCGACGCTCTCCGATCGGGGCATCGCTCGCCCGTGCGTCGGTGACGTCATCCACCGCCATCGCCTGAGCGGCCTGCTCGGCACCGGCGCGATGGGAGTGGTGTACCGCGCCACCGACCTCGCGCTCGGGCGCAGCGTCGCGATCAAGCTGCTGCATCACTCGTGCGTCGACCCCAGGCTCGAGCACCGACTCGCCCGCGAGGCGAGCACGCTCGCGCAGCTCTCCCACCCCAACGTCGTGCGCGTGTTCGACGTCGGTCGCTCGAACGGGCGGACGTTCATCGCGATGGAGTTGGTCGAGGGAGCGACGCTCCGCCAGTGGCTGCTCGAGCGGCCGCGGTCCGTCGCAGCGATCGTCGACGCGTTCATCGCTGCGGCCATGGGACTGTCGGCCGCGCACGCCGTCGGCGTGGTCCACCGCGACTTCAAGCCCGAGAACGTCCTCGTCGGCCAGGACGGCAGGGTGCGCGTGACGGACTTCGGGCTGGCGCTCGAGTCCGCAGCGGCGCAGATCGTGACGCAACCCGGCCGGGGCTCTGGTGCCTCGGGCCGGTCGATCGACGCGGAGCGCTCGAGCGGCACCTTCGCGACGGTCGGGACCCCCGCGTACATGGCACCGGAGCAGCACCTGGGCCACGACGTCTCACCGGCGTGCGATCAGTTCGCGCTGTGCGTGGCGCTGTACGAGGCGCTCTGGGGGGAGCGTCCTTTCCCTGGCCGCACCTACGAGGAGCTGCGAGCGGCCGTGCTGCGCGGCGCAATCGCCCCCGGGCGAAAGCCCAACCGCGACGTTCCACGCGGGCTGGAGCGGGCAATCCTGCGCGGTCTCTCGCGGGATCCCTCGCAGCGACATGCATCCATGGCGGAGCTGATCGCCGCGCTGCGTCGGCGGCCCCGAAGCTGGCGCGCGCTGGCGGCCGCCGCCGGTCTGGTGGCCGTCGCGGGCTCGAGCCTCGCGATGGCCGCTCGCACACCGGTCGGTTGCGAGGGGGTCGGCGCCGAGCTCGAGTCGGTGTGGTCCGAGCACTCGCGGGGTCGCGTCCAGCACGCGTTCGCGGCCACCGGCACGTCGTACGCCGAAGCAGCGACCACTCACACACTCGCCACGTTGGACGAACATGCCGCGCGGTGGCGGACGGTGCGTCGAGACGTCTGCGAGTCACGACGCTCGGGCGAGATCACCGAGGCGGGTCACTTGGCCGCCACCGCGTGCCTCGCCCAGCGTTCGAGGATGCTCACCGCAACGGTCGCTCTGCTCGCGCGGGCGGATGCCGCCGTCGTGGAGCGTGCGAGCTCGCTGGTGGGCGAGCTCGACGCACCAGAAGACTGTCGCGACGCCCAGCCGGGGCCGCGCCCTGAGTCCGACGACGATCCCGAGCAGGCTCGACTGCAGGCACTCATCGATGAGGCCACGGTGCTACGTCGCGCAGGACGCATCGACGAGGCCCACGCGCTGCACCAGCGCCACCGTGCGGAGTTCGAGGCCCTGCCGGCGAGCCCACTGCGTGCGAGGGCGCTGCTGTCGTTGGGGATGATCGAGCAGGAGCGGCGCTCGACCGACGCTGCGATCGCAGCGCTGCGCGACGCCCATCACCTCGCGCAGGAACACTCGATGGCAAAGGAGGCCAGCGTCGCGGCGCTACGCCTCGCCGGCGTGTACTGCAACCTCGTCGGAGACCGCGAGATCGCCCACGTGTGGCTGCGCAACGGGCAGCTGGCGAGTCGACCGGCGAATGATCCCGAGCTGACCTCGGCGGCGCTGCGAACGGCGGCGATGTTGCACCGCGCGGAGGGGCAGCACCCGCAGGCGCGCGTCGAGTACCAAGATGCACTCCGCATCCTCGTGCGCGAGGGCAAGACCGATCCGCTCATCACCGCGGGCGTGTGGCTGATGCTGAGCGGCGTCTCGCGGCACCTCCGGGAGTACAGCCGCGCAGAGCTCGAAGCTCGCCAGTCCCTCGTGATCGCACGAACCGAGCTCGGTGCGAATCACCCGTTCGTCGCGCGGGTCTATGGCGGGCTGGCCGACACCGCACTCGCACGCGGCGACCTGCGAGAAGGGCGAGCGTTCATCGACGCCGGAGTTGCGATCGAGCGGCTGCAGAGCACTCGACGTGGCCTCACCCTGCCCACGCTGCTGTACCAGCGGGGGCAGATCGAGGCGGAGGCTGGCGAGTACGTCCAGGCGATCGCGACGCTCGAGGAAGCCGCTTCGCTCTACGAAGAAGCCGGCGCCGAGCAGAGTGCTGCCGCGCCGTTGACGGTCATCGGCCTCACGCAGCTCGAGCTCGGCCTGCTCGACGCGGCACACGCGAACGTGTCGCGCGCGCTCGAGCTCGAGTATCGACGTGGTCAGCTGGGACGCACGGACGAGGCGCTTGCCCTGCACAATCTCGCGACCGTCGAGAGCGCCATGGGCCGCACCGAGGACGCGCGGGCCAGGTTCACCAAGGCGATCGAGCTGTGGGAGGCGACCCTCGGACCCGACGCGCGGACCCTCGGCCTTGCCCTCAGCGGGCTCGGGCAGCTCGAGCTGGCCGCCGGCAATGCCGTGGTCGCGCGAGCCCAGCTCGAGCGCGCTCTGCCGCTGTTCGGCACGCTGCACACCGAGCGCGACGATCTCGCCGAGACGGAATTCGCGTACGCGCGCGCGCTGTGGGCCGATCCGAGTGCCGACGCAACCGAGCGTCGTCGCGCGATCGAACTCGCGGGTGCGGCCGCGACGCGGTTCGCCGACGTCGGCCCCCTCCGAGACCACCGCCGCGACGCGGCTGCGCGCTGGGCCGAGGAGCATGCCGCGCGGCTCGGCGCCACCACACCGTGA
- a CDS encoding ATP-sensitive inward rectifier potassium channel 10 translates to MAEPIRRNPADAVRLGTRARPPSDLYYDLMRRPWRWLIAFLAAVFVLANLSFALLYSLQPDGFHGSDHIGFREGFDFSVQTFATIGYGALSPKTLYTNLLVTTEALAGIIYSAIATGLVFSKFSRPSARVLFSEPMVVTRRNGRPYLQFRLANARGNELVEASLRVTMLKTETTTEGHAMRRLYEMKLDRAMTPLFTLSWLVMHEIDEHSPMFGEDAASLQADEALFIVTLTGIDSTFAQTVHARRFYEFHDIRWDHHFVDIITPHPSGQLQMDLGKFHHIVPDASEASVNADE, encoded by the coding sequence ATGGCCGAGCCGATCCGTCGCAACCCCGCCGACGCGGTGCGCCTGGGCACGCGCGCGCGCCCGCCGTCGGATCTCTACTACGACCTCATGCGGCGCCCGTGGCGATGGCTGATCGCATTTCTCGCCGCGGTGTTCGTGCTCGCGAACCTCTCGTTCGCGCTGCTCTACTCGCTGCAGCCCGACGGCTTCCACGGCAGCGATCACATCGGCTTCCGCGAGGGCTTCGACTTCAGCGTGCAGACCTTCGCGACCATCGGCTACGGCGCGCTCTCGCCCAAGACCCTCTACACCAACCTGCTCGTCACCACCGAGGCGCTCGCCGGCATCATCTACAGCGCCATCGCCACCGGCCTGGTGTTCTCGAAGTTCTCGCGCCCGAGCGCCCGCGTGCTCTTCAGCGAGCCGATGGTCGTGACCCGCCGCAACGGCCGCCCCTACCTGCAGTTCCGCCTCGCCAACGCCCGCGGCAACGAGCTCGTCGAGGCCTCGCTACGGGTCACCATGCTCAAGACCGAGACCACCACCGAGGGCCACGCCATGCGTCGGCTCTACGAGATGAAGCTCGATCGCGCCATGACGCCGCTGTTCACCCTCAGCTGGCTCGTCATGCACGAGATCGACGAGCACAGCCCCATGTTCGGCGAAGACGCCGCCTCGCTCCAAGCCGACGAGGCGCTCTTCATCGTGACCCTCACCGGGATCGACAGCACCTTTGCCCAGACGGTCCACGCCCGCCGCTTCTACGAGTTCCACGACATCCGCTGGGACCACCACTTCGTCGACATCATCACGCCGCATCCCTCGGGACAGCTGCAGATGGACCTCGGCAAGTTCCACCACATCGTGCCGGATGCGAGTGAAGCCTCGGTGAACGCGGACGAGTGA
- a CDS encoding cupin domain-containing protein: MEIHADLERDAIIAIATLPWVPAPAAGVERRMLERDGDEVARATSVVRYARGCSFPAHEHGGGEEFLVLAGRFDDEHGQYEAGTYVRNPPGSRHAPSAALGCTIFVKLRQFAGDDTRSVVVRPQQRAWVTLPSGMRRCELHAHGAEAVALLELPVGFEGELPAGTGAGWELLLCEGTLEAAGVELRAPAWWRRAAPPARVRSAAGAQVWTKTGHFAARR; the protein is encoded by the coding sequence ATGGAGATCCACGCCGACCTCGAGCGCGACGCCATCATCGCCATCGCGACCCTGCCGTGGGTGCCGGCGCCCGCGGCAGGGGTCGAACGACGCATGCTCGAACGCGACGGCGACGAGGTCGCGCGTGCCACCAGCGTGGTTCGCTACGCACGAGGCTGCAGCTTCCCCGCGCACGAGCACGGCGGCGGCGAGGAGTTCTTGGTGCTCGCGGGGCGCTTCGACGACGAGCACGGGCAGTACGAGGCCGGCACCTACGTGCGCAACCCACCAGGCAGTCGCCACGCGCCATCGGCCGCGTTGGGCTGCACGATCTTCGTCAAGCTGCGACAGTTCGCCGGCGACGACACGCGCAGCGTGGTCGTGCGTCCGCAGCAGCGCGCGTGGGTGACGTTGCCGTCGGGCATGCGTCGCTGCGAGCTGCATGCGCATGGCGCCGAAGCGGTCGCGTTGCTCGAGCTGCCGGTCGGATTCGAGGGCGAGCTACCCGCAGGCACCGGCGCTGGCTGGGAGCTGCTGCTGTGCGAGGGCACGCTCGAGGCCGCGGGCGTCGAGCTACGCGCACCCGCATGGTGGCGCCGTGCGGCTCCACCGGCGCGGGTGCGATCCGCAGCCGGGGCGCAGGTGTGGACCAAGACCGGGCACTTCGCCGCGCGGCGCTGA
- a CDS encoding DUF1641 domain-containing protein, whose translation MHVSVSSLSHLLDLLAKPETLAGVERIVTNLPGLSRALLALPTSDRTLGFLTGASAAIERVAARGSTNPLGLFGALRALRDPKVQAVVGFAAAVAHEVGEELEKPQQLPPAR comes from the coding sequence GTGCACGTGTCGGTCTCGTCGCTGTCGCACCTGCTCGACCTGCTCGCAAAGCCCGAGACCCTCGCGGGTGTGGAGCGCATCGTCACGAACCTGCCCGGGCTCTCCCGTGCCCTGCTCGCGCTGCCCACCAGCGACCGCACGCTCGGATTCCTCACCGGCGCGAGCGCGGCGATCGAACGCGTCGCTGCGCGCGGCAGCACCAACCCACTGGGCCTGTTCGGTGCGCTGCGAGCCCTTCGCGATCCAAAGGTGCAGGCGGTCGTCGGCTTCGCAGCCGCGGTCGCCCACGAGGTCGGCGAGGAGCTCGAGAAGCCGCAGCAGCTCCCACCGGCGCGGTGA
- a CDS encoding saccharopine dehydrogenase NADP-binding domain-containing protein, which produces MRELDVVLFGATGFTGRLAAIELARRGAKLRWGLAGRDAGKLAELRDELVAGHGAPAELPLLTARSDDADSLRELTTRSRVVATTVGPYDRYGDGLVAACVEHGCDYVDITGEPAFWQRNIAKHHERAVAAGVLVVSCCGFDSIPHDLGAWVTARALADERSAEIDGYVRITGAPSGGTWASLIHALSQLRHAKPAAPKGERTGAGPRKPMRPHFEPAVEQWVVPFPSVDPLVVKRSLRFCADVGPDVQYRHWLQTKTLARTASLLGGVAGIALLSQLGPTRRWLLSKIPSGDGPSESERAKSKFTATFVGRGASGRTVRTTVSGRDPGYGLTAVMLVESARVLVEARDRLPHRGGVLTPASALHEPLLARLRDSGLEIEVS; this is translated from the coding sequence ATGCGAGAGCTCGACGTGGTGTTGTTCGGAGCAACCGGTTTCACCGGTCGATTGGCGGCGATCGAGCTGGCGCGCCGCGGCGCGAAGCTGCGCTGGGGCCTGGCCGGCCGTGATGCCGGCAAGCTCGCGGAGCTGCGCGACGAGCTGGTCGCCGGCCACGGGGCACCCGCCGAGCTGCCGTTGTTGACGGCACGCAGCGACGACGCCGACTCGCTGCGCGAGCTGACCACGCGCAGCCGGGTGGTCGCGACCACCGTGGGGCCCTACGATCGCTACGGCGATGGGCTGGTGGCCGCGTGCGTCGAGCACGGCTGCGACTACGTCGACATCACCGGCGAGCCCGCCTTCTGGCAGCGCAACATCGCGAAGCACCACGAGCGCGCGGTCGCGGCGGGGGTGCTGGTGGTGTCGTGCTGCGGCTTCGACAGCATCCCGCACGATCTGGGCGCCTGGGTCACCGCACGAGCGCTGGCCGACGAGCGCTCGGCGGAGATCGACGGCTACGTGCGCATCACTGGCGCGCCTTCGGGTGGCACGTGGGCCTCGCTGATCCACGCGCTGTCGCAGCTGCGCCACGCCAAGCCCGCTGCGCCCAAGGGCGAACGCACCGGCGCCGGCCCACGCAAGCCGATGCGGCCGCACTTCGAGCCCGCGGTGGAGCAGTGGGTGGTGCCGTTCCCGTCGGTCGATCCGCTGGTGGTGAAGCGGAGCCTCCGGTTCTGCGCCGACGTCGGGCCCGACGTGCAGTATCGCCACTGGCTGCAGACCAAGACGCTCGCGCGCACGGCCTCGTTGCTCGGTGGTGTCGCCGGCATCGCGTTGTTGTCGCAGCTGGGGCCCACACGGCGGTGGTTGCTGTCGAAGATCCCCAGCGGCGACGGGCCCAGCGAGTCGGAGCGCGCGAAGAGCAAGTTCACCGCGACCTTCGTCGGTCGCGGCGCCTCGGGGCGGACCGTGCGCACGACCGTGAGCGGTCGCGATCCCGGCTACGGCCTCACGGCCGTGATGTTGGTCGAGTCGGCGCGCGTGCTCGTCGAGGCGCGCGATCGACTGCCGCATCGGGGGGGCGTGCTCACACCCGCGAGCGCGCTGCACGAGCCGCTGCTGGCGCGATTGCGAGATTCTGGCCTCGAGATCGAGGTTTCGTGA